From Desulfovibrio inopinatus DSM 10711, the proteins below share one genomic window:
- a CDS encoding NAD(P)-dependent oxidoreductase, which produces MSEKLKIGWIGLGKMGVPMSKNLLKAGYEVLVYNRTKSKAKEVVDEGATFVDTLAELGAQCDVVVSMISDDTALKLISINDGGVLHTMKPGTVYIDMSTVSPTASAEVDGMAKEKQVSYLRAPVSGSTVLAQAGNLTIFASGPQDAYDRVLPLFEVMGAKQFHVGTGEEARFLKLTLNMMVGITSAMVGEALAFGEAGGMDWEQMLDIVANSVVASPLVGYKVNALKERNFAPAFTASQMAKDFDIALDAAKQTNAPMPITAMVRQFWGIMKAQDMGELDFFAYVSLLEKMSGMSK; this is translated from the coding sequence ATGTCCGAAAAACTGAAAATTGGTTGGATCGGTCTTGGCAAAATGGGCGTCCCCATGTCCAAGAATCTGCTTAAGGCAGGATATGAGGTGTTGGTCTACAACCGCACCAAATCCAAGGCTAAGGAAGTTGTCGATGAAGGAGCTACATTTGTAGACACTTTGGCCGAACTGGGGGCCCAGTGCGATGTCGTCGTTTCCATGATTTCTGACGATACGGCACTCAAGCTGATTTCCATCAATGATGGCGGTGTGCTCCATACCATGAAACCGGGTACAGTTTATATCGATATGAGCACGGTTTCCCCGACCGCCTCGGCAGAAGTGGATGGCATGGCAAAGGAAAAACAGGTGTCCTATCTGCGTGCGCCAGTCTCGGGAAGCACCGTTTTGGCTCAAGCCGGTAATTTAACCATCTTCGCTTCCGGCCCTCAAGACGCCTACGACCGGGTACTTCCCTTGTTTGAAGTTATGGGCGCCAAACAGTTTCATGTGGGAACCGGCGAGGAAGCCCGGTTCTTGAAGTTAACCCTGAACATGATGGTCGGGATTACTTCGGCCATGGTGGGTGAAGCCTTGGCGTTTGGTGAAGCCGGGGGCATGGATTGGGAACAGATGCTTGATATTGTCGCCAATTCTGTCGTGGCCTCACCGCTCGTAGGCTACAAAGTCAACGCTCTGAAGGAACGCAATTTCGCTCCGGCCTTTACGGCATCGCAAATGGCCAAAGACTTCGACATCGCGTTGGATGCCGCCAAGCAGACCAACGCTCCTATGCCTATCACCGCTATGGTGCGCCAATTCTGGGGCATCATGAAAGCCCAAGACATGGGTGAGCTGGATTTCTTCGCCTATGTCAGCCTGCTCGAAAAAATGAGCGGCATGAGCAAATAA
- a CDS encoding sodium:solute symporter family protein translates to MNYGLLVSVILYEALVILGVGYWIHKKRAQAAQSEASGSFLLSNRDLPVAVVGVTMALTVLGTVHILGLFENAWHMGAISMWFSFGHVILLVVACLATGRWARRLGVSTMPELVEMLFGSTARLVVSCVMAAVIWGILTLECQGLGIIIATMTGWSIQNGAILGAVLGLLYVVLAGMKEIGWVNLINTVFMYLGLIVAGFALTTSLPQGWEGVTNYYINQDQDWMLSIWGTPDLMLTFALGATLSIVFCQGISQMLLQTAMSAKSEKTVKRAVWIAAPVNGLFGVFTVAMGLAAKSIPEFHAMGPKLAAPTMILNLFPFWLVAWLLASFLAAVLSTFAMTSMTPATIFTVDIYKNLFNPAATEADERRVARWGIVILSILAVGVAAFLPPIVAAINWLFAWLVPVFFLVTFGLFWKRSNGAALLTMFAAWIANCAWSFTELPHLIGLSEYPNVYITVLASLVVGVGSLMIMDTKPGLLTKRARTELKRAQETIVTA, encoded by the coding sequence ATGAATTACGGATTGCTTGTCTCTGTGATTTTGTACGAGGCATTGGTCATACTTGGAGTCGGATATTGGATTCATAAAAAACGAGCTCAGGCTGCTCAGTCTGAAGCAAGTGGCTCCTTTTTGCTCTCCAATCGCGACCTGCCTGTGGCCGTAGTGGGCGTGACAATGGCTCTTACCGTGTTGGGCACAGTTCACATCCTGGGATTGTTTGAAAATGCGTGGCACATGGGTGCCATCAGCATGTGGTTCAGTTTTGGTCATGTGATTCTGCTGGTGGTGGCCTGTTTGGCCACCGGTCGCTGGGCTCGCAGATTGGGCGTTTCCACTATGCCGGAGCTTGTGGAGATGCTTTTTGGAAGTACGGCCCGACTGGTGGTTTCCTGTGTTATGGCTGCGGTTATTTGGGGGATTTTAACTCTGGAATGCCAGGGGTTGGGGATCATCATCGCCACTATGACCGGATGGTCTATTCAGAATGGAGCCATTTTAGGTGCTGTGCTGGGGTTATTGTATGTCGTGTTGGCCGGAATGAAAGAAATCGGCTGGGTAAACCTGATTAATACGGTGTTTATGTATTTAGGTCTTATTGTAGCCGGGTTCGCGCTGACGACCAGTTTGCCCCAGGGTTGGGAAGGCGTGACAAACTATTATATCAATCAAGACCAAGATTGGATGTTGAGCATTTGGGGAACACCGGATTTGATGCTGACGTTTGCCCTCGGTGCGACTCTTTCCATTGTGTTTTGTCAGGGCATAAGCCAGATGCTTTTACAAACCGCCATGTCGGCTAAGAGTGAAAAAACCGTCAAAAGAGCCGTATGGATTGCCGCTCCGGTAAATGGTTTGTTTGGTGTTTTCACGGTCGCTATGGGGTTGGCCGCCAAAAGTATCCCCGAGTTTCACGCTATGGGGCCCAAACTGGCCGCACCAACCATGATTCTGAACCTTTTTCCTTTCTGGCTCGTGGCATGGCTCCTCGCCTCATTTCTCGCCGCCGTACTCTCTACTTTCGCCATGACATCCATGACGCCGGCCACGATTTTTACAGTGGACATCTATAAGAACCTTTTCAACCCGGCAGCCACGGAAGCAGATGAACGCCGTGTTGCCCGCTGGGGTATCGTGATTCTGTCCATATTGGCTGTTGGTGTGGCCGCCTTTTTGCCACCCATTGTCGCTGCCATTAACTGGCTTTTTGCCTGGCTGGTGCCGGTCTTCTTCCTGGTAACATTCGGGTTGTTTTGGAAACGATCCAACGGTGCGGCGCTACTGACGATGTTCGCGGCCTGGATCGCCAATTGCGCCTGGTCGTTTACGGAACTTCCTCATCTCATCGGTCTGTCTGAATACCCTAATGTGTACATTACCGTGCTCGCCAGCCTGGTGGTTGGCGTTGGCTCACTCATGATCATGGACACTAAGCCCGGTCTGTTGACCAAAAGAGCTCGTACGGAACTGAAACGCGCCCAAGAAACTATTGTGACCGCGTAA
- a CDS encoding VOC family protein yields MTMTLHFHHVAISVKDMNKALHFYRDLLGFEILWEANRRSGAPLSNVVGLNNAETHIVMLRGHGAQVELFHYIHPEGQPAYIVNQCDFGLTHFALSVQGIHEFHAQLVKQGVEFNCDPQNLRPGVWATYMKDFEGNTIELVQYDDIQNN; encoded by the coding sequence ATGACAATGACTCTACATTTTCATCATGTGGCCATTTCCGTCAAGGATATGAATAAAGCACTTCATTTCTATCGAGATTTGTTGGGTTTCGAAATACTTTGGGAGGCAAACCGTCGATCTGGTGCCCCATTAAGCAACGTCGTAGGGCTGAACAATGCCGAGACGCACATTGTCATGTTGAGAGGACACGGTGCTCAAGTGGAGCTGTTCCATTATATTCATCCTGAAGGACAACCTGCGTATATTGTTAACCAGTGTGATTTCGGATTGACGCATTTCGCTCTAAGCGTACAGGGGATTCATGAATTCCACGCGCAACTTGTGAAGCAAGGCGTAGAATTCAATTGCGATCCGCAAAATTTACGTCCTGGCGTCTGGGCTACATATATGAAGGATTTTGAAGGAAACACCATTGAGTTAGTGCAATATGATGACATACAGAACAATTGA
- a CDS encoding MFS transporter, whose amino-acid sequence MQEQNTANRVTRSGLSIRKFALLLIGVSSVTWMGTSIYIPALSIIESDLGLNATQMGTTLTIYYIVYALLMPLVGPLSDSLGRRVFLLLGSLLFLAGSISCGLSDGVSTLYIGRGLQGAGAGMLQVPVMAMVSDECSGEVMYRILGILGALTGIIPALSMILGGALAQYGSWRMIFSFLAVISLVTTVLCWLYLKESLPQERRTKASGIISVIMGYRSMLFSRQMLTVGGPLIISATALGAFYTTAPFIVSDTFQLSSVYLGVVNILFVASAAAGQYLSSNAIKRCSASTVYVIGGIIALLGGCSFAGLHVVSALNTMLMLVVPVALFAFSFGFMEPAGLKSILTSFHANSGMASALYGSLLLAMQGLGSQVAGTLMHLPSPPITTLVLIMTPVALLMGITAITARGNLR is encoded by the coding sequence ATGCAGGAACAGAATACGGCCAACCGCGTGACCCGGAGCGGATTATCAATCCGAAAATTTGCGCTGCTGCTCATCGGCGTCAGCTCCGTCACCTGGATGGGGACCAGTATATACATCCCCGCCCTGTCCATCATTGAATCTGATCTGGGGCTGAACGCCACCCAAATGGGGACCACCCTCACCATTTACTATATCGTCTACGCGCTGCTCATGCCGCTGGTGGGACCACTGTCCGATTCCCTAGGACGCCGTGTTTTTTTGTTGTTGGGGTCTCTCCTCTTTTTGGCCGGAAGCATCAGTTGCGGTCTCTCCGATGGCGTTTCCACACTCTATATTGGACGTGGATTGCAAGGCGCGGGGGCCGGCATGCTTCAGGTTCCGGTCATGGCGATGGTCAGCGATGAATGCAGTGGAGAAGTGATGTACCGCATTTTAGGGATATTGGGAGCCCTGACCGGTATCATCCCCGCCCTCTCGATGATTCTGGGAGGCGCTTTGGCGCAGTATGGAAGCTGGCGAATGATCTTTTCGTTTTTAGCCGTGATTTCACTGGTCACGACCGTACTCTGCTGGCTTTACCTCAAGGAAAGCCTCCCTCAAGAGCGACGCACCAAAGCATCCGGCATCATTTCCGTCATCATGGGATATCGTTCCATGCTGTTTTCGCGGCAAATGCTCACCGTGGGAGGACCTCTCATCATCAGCGCCACGGCGCTCGGTGCGTTTTATACGACAGCGCCGTTTATTGTGAGTGACACGTTCCAGCTCTCCTCGGTGTACCTGGGCGTGGTCAACATTCTGTTTGTTGCTTCCGCCGCAGCAGGACAATACCTGTCCTCCAACGCCATCAAACGCTGTTCCGCTTCCACAGTGTATGTCATCGGCGGGATCATCGCCTTGCTGGGGGGATGCTCCTTCGCCGGGCTGCATGTCGTTTCTGCTTTGAACACCATGCTGATGCTCGTCGTTCCCGTAGCCCTGTTCGCGTTCAGTTTTGGATTCATGGAACCGGCCGGACTCAAATCGATTCTCACATCCTTCCACGCCAATTCCGGCATGGCTTCAGCCTTGTACGGAAGCCTCCTTCTCGCCATGCAAGGGCTGGGCAGCCAAGTGGCGGGCACACTCATGCACTTGCCCTCACCCCCCATCACCACGCTTGTCCTCATCATGACCCCGGTAGCACTGCTCATGGGCATCACCGCCATAACGGCCAGGGGGAATCTGCGGTAG
- a CDS encoding GNAT family N-acetyltransferase encodes MKDVPAHNRMYKAALEIPYDVRFIPTVQHCSANLLKLGGGDPEEIRSFSLALDEVLCFIIDAYPDEDMLESIHLDIELFDDGVVIASIRNTGPPIHASRIPQYDSEAPLSDVDGLWFYLARKLVDDLQFVNRGMDGWLVVIKKALATTTFKMAAPRAATHHAKTRDFSIRLAEPGDASELIDLAYDTYRYTYTDPEFYDEKQLQNALESGQMVSLVLTTEGGGIIGQIAFYKTPEENACAYVGGLMIGTAYRRTRAAFIMTQKLEEFVEKNPLDVDLYWGCSVTAHTLSQKLVARIGAHPLALFLMVGPPVTYSNMTIDSQERESYVSYLRLTKENKLSTLYLPAPHHDVMSPLLAQVNCNASLSADTAEPVGSSTTYIVHEFINDSLAHIRLNELGSQWSTDLRKKIFSLRNKEIDSIVIHIPAWQPLPPDIDAVFMNLNAVFCGVSAISVQEYYVVYCAPVGNVNFDNINLADPLAERLKDYIQGLYKTMLGG; translated from the coding sequence ATGAAAGACGTACCAGCCCACAATCGAATGTACAAAGCGGCTTTGGAAATTCCTTATGATGTCAGATTTATCCCCACCGTACAGCATTGCTCGGCGAACTTGCTGAAGCTAGGGGGAGGCGACCCGGAAGAAATACGTTCGTTTTCCTTGGCCTTGGACGAAGTCTTGTGCTTCATCATCGACGCCTATCCTGATGAAGACATGCTCGAATCCATTCATCTCGATATTGAGCTTTTTGATGATGGTGTCGTCATCGCCTCTATTCGAAACACCGGCCCCCCCATCCACGCGAGCCGCATTCCTCAGTACGATTCCGAAGCGCCCCTCTCGGATGTGGACGGACTGTGGTTTTACCTGGCCCGCAAGCTTGTTGATGACCTCCAATTTGTGAATCGTGGCATGGACGGCTGGCTTGTGGTCATAAAGAAAGCACTCGCCACGACCACGTTCAAAATGGCCGCACCACGTGCTGCAACCCATCATGCCAAAACCCGCGATTTTTCAATCCGATTGGCCGAACCGGGTGACGCCAGTGAGCTGATAGACTTAGCCTACGATACCTACCGGTATACCTATACGGACCCTGAATTCTATGATGAGAAGCAATTACAGAACGCCCTTGAATCCGGTCAGATGGTTTCTTTGGTGCTGACCACCGAAGGCGGGGGCATTATAGGTCAAATTGCGTTTTACAAAACACCTGAGGAAAACGCCTGCGCGTATGTGGGTGGTCTGATGATCGGGACGGCCTACCGTCGGACACGCGCCGCCTTCATCATGACGCAAAAACTGGAAGAGTTCGTCGAGAAAAACCCGCTGGACGTGGACTTATACTGGGGCTGTTCCGTGACGGCCCATACGCTGTCTCAAAAATTGGTCGCCCGCATCGGCGCGCATCCTCTGGCGCTGTTTTTAATGGTGGGCCCCCCCGTAACATATTCCAATATGACGATAGATTCACAGGAACGTGAGTCGTATGTCTCCTACCTTCGATTGACCAAAGAAAACAAACTCTCGACGCTCTATCTGCCGGCACCACATCACGACGTGATGTCGCCCTTGTTGGCGCAAGTCAACTGCAACGCCAGCTTATCGGCCGACACCGCGGAGCCCGTTGGAAGCAGCACAACGTATATTGTACATGAGTTTATCAATGACAGTCTCGCCCACATCCGACTGAACGAGCTTGGCTCGCAGTGGTCAACGGACTTGCGGAAGAAGATATTCTCCTTACGCAACAAAGAAATAGACTCCATCGTTATCCATATTCCAGCCTGGCAACCGTTACCGCCCGACATTGATGCCGTGTTCATGAATCTCAACGCGGTGTTTTGTGGTGTCAGCGCTATCTCTGTCCAAGAATATTACGTGGTGTATTGTGCGCCGGTAGGCAATGTGAATTTTGATAATATCAATTTGGCGGACCCGCTGGCCGAGAGGCTGAAAGACTATATCCAAGGCCTCTACAAGACCATGCTGGGAGGCTAA
- the murB gene encoding UDP-N-acetylmuramate dehydrogenase, translating into MDKDAILTDLQKFLAPSSILVDAPLARFCTWKIGGPADILVSPASVEEVAQVKHYAHQNALPMVVIGSGSNILFDDAGFRGIIMRIGESLSEFSIDTNGFVRVGAGIWTPGYVRRVASAGFAGCTHAIGIPGSLGGLIVMNGGMYRKRIGEQLVEATVVHHDGTIGTLSHQDCAFGYRSSRLQHEDIILVGATFQYTHGKTTTLRREMLNTLRERNRKFPRKLPNCGSVFLSEPTLYETVGPPGKAIEETGLKGERCGGAVISPQHANFIVNTGGATSADILRLISKIRAAVYARTGHKLGCEVRHLPPTGTMQPAHISADQYFLHV; encoded by the coding sequence ATGGACAAAGACGCAATTCTCACCGATCTACAAAAATTTTTGGCCCCATCCAGCATTCTTGTCGATGCGCCATTGGCGCGGTTTTGCACATGGAAAATAGGCGGTCCGGCCGACATCCTGGTTTCTCCTGCATCTGTGGAAGAGGTCGCGCAGGTCAAACACTACGCTCATCAGAACGCGCTCCCCATGGTCGTCATCGGGAGTGGCTCTAACATTTTATTCGATGATGCCGGTTTTCGTGGAATTATTATGCGCATCGGGGAAAGTTTGTCCGAGTTTTCCATTGATACGAACGGATTTGTCCGCGTCGGCGCAGGCATCTGGACTCCAGGCTATGTCCGCCGCGTGGCCAGCGCGGGCTTTGCGGGCTGCACCCACGCTATTGGTATTCCCGGCTCACTGGGAGGCCTTATTGTTATGAACGGCGGGATGTATCGAAAACGAATCGGCGAACAATTAGTTGAAGCAACAGTGGTCCATCATGACGGAACCATTGGCACCCTGTCGCACCAAGACTGCGCATTCGGCTATCGTTCGTCCCGGCTGCAGCACGAAGACATAATCCTCGTTGGCGCAACGTTCCAATATACACATGGCAAAACGACAACACTGCGCCGCGAAATGCTCAACACGTTGCGGGAGCGAAACCGAAAATTCCCGCGCAAACTCCCCAATTGCGGCTCGGTGTTTCTAAGCGAGCCCACCCTCTATGAAACGGTAGGCCCCCCGGGAAAAGCCATTGAAGAGACCGGACTCAAAGGCGAGCGCTGTGGCGGAGCCGTGATATCACCACAACATGCCAACTTCATCGTCAATACCGGCGGTGCAACCTCGGCAGATATCCTGCGTCTCATTTCAAAAATTCGCGCCGCGGTGTATGCACGCACCGGCCATAAACTGGGATGCGAGGTCAGACACCTTCCTCCCACCGGCACCATGCAACCTGCCCATATCAGCGCAGATCAGTATTTTCTTCATGTGTGA
- a CDS encoding APC family permease, with amino-acid sequence MASVTESQLNDVESSTEGAPDDLAPVSTITSHKKGGMGTLPSTAICGNDITSSCLYVSALAILYAGRWAPVALLMVAVVLYLFRSIYGEVVGALPLNGGAYNALLNTTSKFRASIAACLTVLSYMATAVISASEAVHYVHAIYSNIPIIGATIGVLAFFSILTIIGISESAGVAIVIFLFHLTSMALLLGVGGLFIVHNGLGIFYQNLATPSEGGFAVALFFGFSASLLGISGFESSANYVEEQAEGVFPKTLRNMWTAVSIINPSMALLALCLVPMQDVTTHQEALLAHMGTISGGNWLSLLVSVDAALVLSGAVLTSFVGVNGLVRRITLDRCLPQFFLKVNRRGTTHRIVITFFLLTVSVLLITEGELKALAGVYTISFLTVMALFGLGNLYLKTKRASLPRPETAPLASVMIAIAAVITGLIGNAMLNPSYLAVFLEYFIPALLVVVVMLGRIRILQACLFLVRSVLMFLIKRMTSTTQQMRAIIDKINSQEMVFFTRGDNLANLNRAMLYVQQNEHTNKIKVVTIVRAKDEVPPRLANDLEFLNEAYPEIEIEFVVIEGKFGPELIDELSHKWNVPTNLMFIGSPGNHFMYGLADLKGVRLII; translated from the coding sequence ATGGCGAGCGTAACCGAGAGTCAGCTCAATGATGTTGAGTCGTCCACGGAAGGGGCTCCTGACGATCTGGCCCCCGTAAGTACTATCACATCGCATAAAAAAGGCGGAATGGGCACATTGCCCTCAACCGCTATCTGCGGCAACGACATCACCTCGTCATGCCTTTATGTTTCCGCGCTGGCTATTCTTTATGCCGGTCGATGGGCTCCCGTGGCGCTCCTTATGGTCGCTGTGGTGTTGTATCTCTTTCGATCCATTTACGGGGAGGTTGTCGGCGCACTGCCTTTGAACGGTGGCGCATACAACGCTCTGCTCAACACCACAAGCAAGTTTCGGGCGTCCATAGCGGCCTGCCTGACCGTGCTTTCCTATATGGCGACCGCCGTCATTTCGGCCAGCGAAGCCGTGCACTATGTTCATGCTATTTACAGCAACATACCGATCATCGGTGCGACCATCGGCGTGCTGGCGTTTTTTTCGATCCTGACCATTATCGGGATATCCGAGTCTGCCGGGGTGGCCATCGTTATTTTTCTCTTTCATCTGACGAGTATGGCTCTTTTGCTTGGGGTTGGCGGTCTTTTTATTGTCCACAACGGTCTTGGTATCTTTTATCAGAATCTCGCCACCCCGAGTGAGGGCGGCTTTGCCGTAGCCTTGTTTTTTGGATTTTCCGCTTCGCTTCTTGGTATTTCCGGCTTTGAGAGTTCGGCGAACTATGTCGAAGAACAGGCCGAAGGCGTCTTTCCGAAGACGCTGAGAAATATGTGGACGGCTGTTTCGATCATCAATCCAAGCATGGCCCTCCTGGCGTTGTGTTTGGTTCCCATGCAGGATGTCACGACTCATCAGGAAGCGCTCCTCGCACATATGGGTACTATCTCTGGAGGGAATTGGCTGTCTTTACTTGTGTCAGTTGACGCTGCACTCGTGCTTTCGGGCGCGGTTTTGACCAGTTTTGTCGGCGTGAATGGTCTCGTTCGACGTATAACCCTTGATCGCTGTCTGCCGCAGTTTTTCCTCAAGGTAAATCGGCGGGGGACAACACACCGCATTGTCATCACCTTCTTTCTCTTGACCGTATCGGTCCTTTTGATCACGGAAGGCGAACTCAAGGCCCTGGCTGGGGTCTACACGATCTCGTTTTTGACCGTGATGGCATTGTTCGGCCTCGGCAATTTGTATCTCAAGACAAAACGCGCCAGCCTGCCAAGACCGGAGACCGCACCGCTCGCCTCGGTTATGATCGCGATTGCCGCTGTCATCACCGGCCTGATCGGCAACGCCATGCTGAATCCGTCTTATCTCGCCGTGTTCCTCGAATATTTTATTCCGGCACTGCTGGTTGTCGTTGTCATGCTCGGCCGCATCCGTATCTTACAAGCGTGCCTCTTCCTTGTGCGCTCCGTGCTCATGTTCTTGATCAAGCGTATGACCAGCACAACCCAACAGATGCGTGCTATCATTGACAAGATCAACTCCCAGGAGATGGTCTTCTTCACTCGTGGCGACAATCTTGCCAATTTGAATCGTGCCATGCTGTATGTTCAACAGAACGAGCATACGAACAAAATCAAGGTGGTCACTATTGTTCGTGCGAAGGACGAAGTTCCGCCACGGCTGGCGAACGATCTGGAATTCCTGAATGAGGCCTATCCAGAGATCGAAATCGAATTCGTTGTCATCGAAGGAAAGTTTGGACCGGAGCTCATTGATGAGCTGTCGCACAAGTGGAATGTACCCACAAATTTGATGTTTATCGGTTCTCCTGGAAATCACTTCATGTACGGTCTGGCTGACCTCAAGGGAGTTCGGCTGATTATATGA
- a CDS encoding DUF3841 domain-containing protein has product MIFYHILSQSAYEALLQRGYLIGDGRRSMAGFHNAYGWMVAQMECRLPKRPRKSGKYPVWAWATPRPDLRCSGYLAPGTPGVRLTIEIDSSLVLLSDFMAWHYCLNGWYFAPSEAEDNAWEMRAATISPKQQQQEKQRSWEKIFDFDSWRDPDWCGEIELIQATFWVLEASMVKEARPFTSR; this is encoded by the coding sequence ATGATTTTTTATCATATCCTTTCCCAATCCGCCTATGAGGCCCTTCTGCAGAGAGGATACCTGATTGGCGATGGTCGTCGTTCTATGGCTGGATTTCATAACGCTTACGGCTGGATGGTTGCGCAAATGGAATGCCGGCTTCCGAAGCGGCCCCGAAAATCCGGGAAATATCCCGTCTGGGCCTGGGCAACACCACGGCCGGATCTCCGTTGCAGTGGCTATCTCGCCCCGGGTACTCCTGGAGTGCGTCTTACGATCGAGATCGACAGTTCCTTGGTTCTGCTCTCCGATTTCATGGCGTGGCATTACTGTCTCAACGGCTGGTACTTTGCACCTTCAGAAGCAGAGGACAACGCGTGGGAGATGCGTGCCGCTACGATATCGCCCAAACAGCAACAGCAAGAGAAGCAACGCAGTTGGGAAAAAATTTTTGATTTTGATTCCTGGCGCGATCCCGATTGGTGTGGGGAAATTGAGCTCATTCAGGCGACGTTTTGGGTTCTGGAAGCGTCTATGGTCAAAGAGGCGAGACCTTTTACGTCGCGTTAA